AATAACCTGACCTGAAAGCATGTGAAACAGTGAGAGCTCTCGTTTTCACTAGTGCTAATCACTTTGTGATTCTTGTTTTTGGTGCCGAGCCACTGACACTGACTAAACGTGAAGGGTCTCATCAGTGTAATTGCTGTGTTGAGAGATTACTGTGATTAGTGTAAACTCATTGCATGTGATAGGtcgcacatttttattattgagacgtctgatttatgttttggttaCACGGAGTttgataaatgtgaacataCTCATGCTCATCTTCCCCGACAGGCAAACTGCAGAAGGCAGAGTACATCCTGAGTCGTCTTATTAACAGCAGCGGAGCCACAGGTAAGATCCCTGCTATGTCATTCTTATTACCCTTAATGATGGAGACTATTTTTttatacactgaaaaaaaaagctaatttatTTGTAATATGCAGGTTGTTGGTTGTACCACTCTGAAAGTGACAGGGCTCTTGTGCAGGCTGTCAGCGTTCAAGTCCGTGGGATGATTTTGCAAAAGCTCGGTAGGATCATTTTAACTAGATTCAGAAAAGTGAAATTTACGGCCTAATTTTTTGCCACTATATTTACGgtgtttgtgtgctgctttAGGCCTGTGGTTACAGGCTGCAGAGTTGATCTGGGCCTCTCTGGTCGGCTACTACTCCCTTCTTCAGCCTGATAAAAAGGTAGTTCAGACACTCAAGTTGCAGTGAATTGTCAGACATTAAGAGTTTTTAGACCGGAAAGACTCAGTTTACACGTGGTTATGAACCTTTGTGCTGCTTGACCGGTTATTTTATAGGGCATTTCAACTTCACTTGGAATACTGGCCAACATATTAGTGTCAATGAATGACGAGGACTTTCGTGCCTTTAGGACAAATCAAAATATCGATTCGGTGAGTCGAACTCATATGTTTCTTTAAATTGAACTGGCTTTGCTTAAgttgtttattctgtttttctgttgcagCAATCTTTACTTGGGAGCGTTAGCCATCGCCTTCTTTCAGCGGCACAGGCAGCAAAGATGGCAGTGGTTTACAGCCAGTACACTTCACTGTATGTGTTGACTAATGTGGTAAGATGTTCTACTCATTGGTCTGTTGGTGTGTGACCCACGGTTGCCTGCAACTGACAGACGTTCATAAAGTCAAATAGTCACAACACAAGGCAATGCAAGAGGAAtttccacttcttttttttctttttttttaggcaaCTCAAGGAACCTGCTTGTTATCATACAGTTTTTCAACTGAGTGCCTTGACTCGCAAAGGGAGTCTTTCCTCCAGCAGGCCAGAGAGGCATTTGCAATCGGTCTGCTCACCAAAGGGGAGGGTGAGCAGGTCACAAGCCAGCAAGAGCTCCACACCTTCCTCAAAGCTGCCTTTTCCCTTACTGTCACTCATAAATGGCTTGGCACTCCCCAGGAGGTTGTGGTTCAGGCGACACAAGCTTGCCAAGAAGCTTTAGCCAACTTCTATGATTACTGCCATGCAGATAAGCAAGACAAAGATAGCCTCTGTGCTGCGATCATGCGCTCGGTCACCCGGGTCAAGCATCTGCTGCAAGTGGAGCCCTTCATTAATTCGGATATGGCGTCTTTTATTCCTGACAGCTACAGGGATATCAAAGACACTTCAGTAAATTTCACTCTGGCAAGTTTCTCGAAGGTGATGCAGAGATTTCAGAAGTTCCATGCGTCACTATGCAAGACAACCAACCGAAACTGTAAAAGCAACAAAGATGAGATGGATGGGGCAAGGCTGTGTATAACTGCATTGGGGACAACCCTTGGTACACTTAACACAGAATGTGGCACCGAGGCTTTAAAAGTGTCCAAAGCTACACCCGAAGGAGAAGAGCCACATCATAGAGGTGGGGATTCATCAGCTGTGCATCCACAGCAAAATCCCAACCAGTGCCCCACTCTAGGAAGCACTGATGACCTTGGCTCGTCATGGCAGAACTTTTCTTTGAGTAGTTCTGGTTTCTCTTGGCCCAGCAGCAGTGGGAACACAGGAAGTGGTGTCTTAGGAGGTGGAGCAAATACAAGAGGTCATAACAATCTGACCACTGAGGTTGATGAAGAAAAAGCAGACAGCATGTTTCAGTTCCCTGATAAAAACAAGAAGAGAGACTTGAATGGGTATAGCTCCAGTGTAAATTCTAGTCCATTTCCCAGGTTCACTGCATCCGCCACTTCCTCGTCGAATGTGAGTAGTGATTCAGAGAAATTTGAAGTGATGCAAGCTGGAGTAGAAACACTAGACACTGACGACTGGATGCTCACTGGTGCTGGATTGGCACAGAAACCGACGAGTGTTGAAGGAGAACCACAATCCCTGTCTGAGCTAACTCTCAGAACGTCCTCCAGCTCACTCAACAACAGTCTCAGTTCCCAGTCATCATGGGAGAAACTGTTCACTGACATTAATTCCCCCACAAGCGGAAAACCTCAACCCACTGGACTATCAAAAGCAGGAACCAGCCAAAGTAGCAAGTCACAGGAGTCAGACGGGAGCTTCTGTCTCTTGGAAACACTTGATTCTGAAACCAGTGATGTCGCTCGTGATCCCACATTCAAGGATCATACATCGAGCGGGGAATTTGGAGCATCTTCTAAGCCACAAAACCCAAACAATGACACAGCTGACTCTGTGAGACCTGCTGCCAAGAGTTCTTCAGCATCCCCTCACCCAAATATGTCCCTGTGTGCCTCCACTGAAATGTCCACAGACATTTCATTTGAGATGGTGGAGGTGAATGAAGTCTCCTCTTCAGAAAAAGGGGATTCCACTCAGGTGAAGAACCCCTTGTGCTTCAGCTGCCTGATGCACAGCACCAATGGCAATACCCCAAAGAGGCAATATTTGTTGTCACACAAGGATTACCGAGCCCTTCTGGCTGGTGTTTGCCATGAATGTTTGCTCAAGAGGTTACACAGTGATGCAGTGCAATTCAAACTTAAGGATGACAAAACTTCCTACAGTAAGTAATAATTAAGTCccatccttttttcttttcttttttaaattgtacatCGTTTTAGACATTTTTGGTGTATAGAATGGTTAATGGGCTAAGATAGCGTAACCAGTTGGGTCTATAATTGTACATAATTCTACTATAGTTGTTGCATTAATTGTAACTCGCTGTTCCTTAGGTGCTCTTCAGCTAAAGTTCTCCAAGGCTAATGGACTGTGGACAGCGAGGGAGACCTGTGTCTACATCGGAGAGCCAATGGGGATGCAGGGCAAGCAGAGAACAGCAATATGGGTGCAGTTTTTACACCAGGAGGAGCGGCTGAGCAggtacattacacacacacatgcacacgcagaACAACCCATAAATGGTGAATTGGTCTCGATTTGTCTGCACATTATTGTCCATAGTTACGTGGGCAAGGACTATCTGAAACCGAAGCAAATCCAGTTCCACCTGAGAGATGTGGAGCGACAGATGACAGCCCAGTACTACGTGACCGAGTTTAACAAGAGGCTCTACGACAAAGATGCCATGGCCCAGATCTTCTTCATACCCTCGGAAGCACTGCTGGTGAGGAGGCCGAGTTATGAAGATAAAATCCACAAAACCCGCATGTGGTACATCAAACAGAATGATAAACGCTgatatgtttaaattaaaattacatcAGCAGAGTGCAGGACCATCCACAGAGGCAGATTTGATTAAACTCCCCGCCTCCCCCCACCGACATGCTTCACTTTTTAATTTATAGTTATTAATATAGAAGTTTTTATGAGCTgtagaaaagtgaaaatggGAAAAATCACTTTATAGTATTATATAGATCTAGTCCATTCTTACCTTTACATCatattatttatactttaaTGCCAGGATGAGAATTTAAAGATGTTTCCTGCAACCGAAACCTTTGGTGAGTTGcgctttattttatatttgactATACATAGTAACAATAGACATCACCCTTTCCTAAGATAATATAGAATCCCCCAGAGATTACAtagaaacatatttatttactacTATTGTTATAGGAATGTTAATGAGTTGCATACGTTTTTGACAAGGAACTTAATATTCTGTTCCTCTCGTGAACAGATTTTGAATGAACATGAGATTGTGGGCTGTGTGACGGTGGAGCCCTACATGCTCGGTGACTTTGTCAAactaacaaacaacaaagagaagaaggaCGAGCGTTTCCAGGCAACAGAATATGGCCTCGCTTTCGGACACTTCACCTACCTGTTCTCTGACCGCCAGGAAGTTGTTGTCGACCTGCAAGGTGCGTTTGTTTCTCATCTCTGAGACCGTCCACGTACAATgaaatggtgtttttttaaaaagatgtaaAGCATTAtcgtcccttttttttttttgttccacagGATGGGTGACCGCCAATGGCAAAGGGCTGACCTACCTCACTGACCCGCAGATCCACTCCACGAAGGTTCCTCGGGGTCCCTCCAACTTCTCTGCCCGAGGCCTCAGGTACTTCCTGGAGCAGCAGCATGGGCCAGAGTGCAATGGCATTTGCGAGCTGCTCAACCTCCCTCCAGTGGTCGGTGGGTCACATGTTCTACcctaaaaagagaaaagatatTATGTCAGTGATGCTGTGTGAGCAGTTTCTGAGACTAGAACCGTTGAGCTAAACTACACTCACTTTACTGTGCGTACTCGTCTGTCCATTACTCAGGAACTACCCAACTGATTTCTACTCAGTTTTGTGGGCAAAATAAGGCATTTCAGGTACTGATATAGGTATTTGCACTTGCAGCAATTTTTAATTTatcataaataacaataaaataatgtattttccGTTACCTAGTCCTAGATACACCTGGTAA
This Solea solea chromosome 3, fSolSol10.1, whole genome shotgun sequence DNA region includes the following protein-coding sequences:
- the alpk1 gene encoding alpha-protein kinase 1 translates to MESQEVGDLLEECLNTAAAAAAHQQSSQSTEAARQNYHSCKGSLCAELASLLQEAMDMKWPFVPEKWQYKLSVSAKDKTNLNDLISEHLPQLLAVLKASIMAQEARTAQAVVFLVDRFLYWTDESSRLLKITKLLHRCHPHTPVAPQLVIRQARVYLNSGKLQKAEYILSRLINSSGATGCWLYHSESDRALVQAVSVQVRGMILQKLGLWLQAAELIWASLVGYYSLLQPDKKGISTSLGILANILVSMNDEDFRAFRTNQNIDSQSLLGSVSHRLLSAAQAAKMAVVYSQYTSLYVLTNVATQGTCLLSYSFSTECLDSQRESFLQQAREAFAIGLLTKGEGEQVTSQQELHTFLKAAFSLTVTHKWLGTPQEVVVQATQACQEALANFYDYCHADKQDKDSLCAAIMRSVTRVKHLLQVEPFINSDMASFIPDSYRDIKDTSVNFTLASFSKVMQRFQKFHASLCKTTNRNCKSNKDEMDGARLCITALGTTLGTLNTECGTEALKVSKATPEGEEPHHRGGDSSAVHPQQNPNQCPTLGSTDDLGSSWQNFSLSSSGFSWPSSSGNTGSGVLGGGANTRGHNNLTTEVDEEKADSMFQFPDKNKKRDLNGYSSSVNSSPFPRFTASATSSSNVSSDSEKFEVMQAGVETLDTDDWMLTGAGLAQKPTSVEGEPQSLSELTLRTSSSSLNNSLSSQSSWEKLFTDINSPTSGKPQPTGLSKAGTSQSSKSQESDGSFCLLETLDSETSDVARDPTFKDHTSSGEFGASSKPQNPNNDTADSVRPAAKSSSASPHPNMSLCASTEMSTDISFEMVEVNEVSSSEKGDSTQVKNPLCFSCLMHSTNGNTPKRQYLLSHKDYRALLAGVCHECLLKRLHSDAVQFKLKDDKTSYSALQLKFSKANGLWTARETCVYIGEPMGMQGKQRTAIWVQFLHQEERLSSYVGKDYLKPKQIQFHLRDVERQMTAQYYVTEFNKRLYDKDAMAQIFFIPSEALLILNEHEIVGCVTVEPYMLGDFVKLTNNKEKKDERFQATEYGLAFGHFTYLFSDRQEVVVDLQGWVTANGKGLTYLTDPQIHSTKVPRGPSNFSARGLRYFLEQQHGPECNGICELLNLPPVVGGSHVLP